One window of Triticum dicoccoides isolate Atlit2015 ecotype Zavitan chromosome 5A, WEW_v2.0, whole genome shotgun sequence genomic DNA carries:
- the LOC119303314 gene encoding uncharacterized protein LOC119303314 — translation MVATSPSSAPPATAGDCPHPTYTEMITQALTELGGTSGRIAIAAFILSRFTGLPATHDKLLKASLRRLVSEGVVRGYGSKSRSCYVFPASDTRGRGRPSKPNNKDLSDLDLEDDTTATPLPKNLNLHEPVR, via the exons ATGGTGGCCACCTCCCCTTCGTCGgcgccgcccgccaccgccggcgactgccCCCACCCGACCTACACCGAG ATGATTACGCAGGCGCTCACCGAGCTGGGAGGCACCTCCGGCCGCATCGCCATCGCCGCCTTCATCCTCAGCCGCTTCACGGGCCTCCCCGCCACCCACGACAAGCTCCTCAAAGCCAGcctccgccgcctcgtctccgaagGCGTCGTCCGCGGCTACGGGTCAAAATCGAGATCTTGCTacgtcttccccgcctccgacacgcGCGGTCGTGGCCGGCCCTCCAAGCCCAACAATAAGGATTTGTCGGATCTCGATTTGGAGGATGACACAACCGCAACTCCCCTCCCCAAGAATCTCAATTTACATGAACCAGTGAGATGA